Below is a genomic region from Borreliella burgdorferi B31.
GTATAAAAAGCAAAAGAAAAACATCTTCCTTCACAGAATAGTTGCCCAAATCCAATAATAATTCATACTGGTTGAAAAATTTCCAAGAAAACGCAAATTATTATTGGTGTTCATATTGTTCAACATCTAGACCAAACCGAAGTGGAGTGGCCTTTTTCTTACTTCATTTAGTAAGTTTTCAATAATTAAACCAACAGGTAGTATTAAAACAAAGTTTTAATACTACCAAAGTTTTAATGGCTCCTTCAAAACAGCAGTTTTAACCGTTTCATTCTCTCTTCTGCTAATAGTAACTGGTCATATTTAGTCATTCCTCTCAAAACACCAATTGATGTAGCAACAATTATCAAATTACTAACATTAAAAAACTAAAAATATTATAAAATATCCAAAAATAAAAATATTCTTATTAATTAAATAATTAATACTAATTATTTAATTATAGTATTATTGCATTATATTATAGTTAAGGAGAATATCTATGAAATACCATATAATCGTAAGTATATTTGTTTTTCTATTTTTAAATGCTTGCAATCCAGATTCTAATACCAATCAAAATAATTCTAAAAAGGAATTAAAAACAGGAAGAATCCCTAATAAACAAATAAAAAATGCCCTACTTGATGATTTAAAAAATTTAATAGAAACAGCTAGTGCAGGATAAAAAAATATGAAAAAAATTAGAAGAAGAACCTTCAAACCAATATGGAATATCAATTTTCAAAGAAATTTTTTGGGTAGCATCATATGAAACGGTAGCAGATAATACCGAGCGATCTAAAAACTATAGAAAATTCACTTATGCTACTTTAAATTCTATTAATACCAATAAATTAGCGAATCTTTCGAAGATTTTAATTCGATCAAAACAAAAAACCCTCCTATTTGGCACCTTTTGCAACTTCGGAAGCACTTTTGACACAGTGATTAATCACTTATTATGTCTTAAAAAAGAGACTCTAGATACACTGACCGTTTCAGATTTAAAAAAGCTTAAAAATTCGTTTGAAAAATTATTATCTATAAAAACAGATATCTCAAAAATGTTAGAACAGCTTTTATTAGATTATAAAGATTATATAAATTCTACAAAAACAGATATTGCTAAGCTTGAATCTCATTTAACGGAACTTTACAAGCAAATTGTAAAAAAAAGCTTCCAAACAACAGAGCTGAAAAATAACATATTATCAATAAGCAACCTTTAAAGTTATGTTATTGAAATTGATATCATGTAAAAGCCTATCCTTTATAAAAAGGATAGGCTTAATAGTGAACTACTATTTCTATAATCAAAGATTATAGAAATAGTAGTTCACTGGAAAATTAATAAAACCTAAATTAAAATCTGCTTAGCACAGCAAAGCAATTCAAATAATATTTTAGAGAAAAACTAATCTACAAGCTCAAAATCTAATAACTTGCACTAATATTTAATTATCAAAACTTTATTATTAGGGGAGTAATAATAATATGAAAAAATTTTCATATTATTATTAATTTTTAGTTTAACAATGCAAATCTTTGCAACACAAGATAATAAGTTAGAGTTGAAAAAGGTGTTGAGTATATTGCAGCCGTAATGAAATATGAAAGCGAAAAAGCACCCGTATTATTACTATAACTTTTTAAATGTCTCTTTGACTTTAGGAATAGGATCTTTTTTTTGGCCAAGAGGATTATATTGGCAGCACGGTGAATTGCTTAGATCTCAGGTACTCGGGGAAATATACTTGAGATAACTTGGATACATTATCAGAAGCATCCCGTCAAAAACACCAACAGAAGCAATCGGAATAGAATCATTAGGAATAGGAAGGAGAACTCACGATTACAGCATCCTACACAACTAGAATTATTATTCCCTTTAAATTTGCAAACAGATACAATGAAAACTTAAAAAAAGACTCGGCATTGGGCTTGTAGGTTTTAAATCCAATTTTGACATTAGAATAAACGGATTACAGCTGTCGTTTAAAAAAAGTTATTAAAAATCAATTTACCTAGGAAGAGCATGTTAGTATTAATACCCTCTTCTTAAGCTTATCAATGAAAATAAAAAACATTAATACCATTTAGAAATCAAAAATTAAAGAAATGGCTCCTTGCTTCGGTTATATTTTCGAGATTCTTTACTCAAATATTTATCGGAATATATTCTACGAGCACTTACAAATAGACTTTCCTAAAATCATTTTTGTAAAAAATACTTTAATATTTAAAAACTCAGTAAACTCGGAACAGAGCTGATTAATTCCTATTTACTAAAAAATTGTTCCAGCGCTAAATAGCAACATTAAAAAATGTTTTTCATTTTCAGATAAAGCTCTAAAACAAAACCCAATCATAGAAAAAGTTTTTTTATAAAGAAGAAGCAAATGAAACCTACATTAAAATCTGCTTAGCACAGCAAAGTAATTCAAATGATGCTTTGAAAACAAATTAATCTCCAAAAATAAAATCTATAAATTGCGCTAATATTTAATTATCAAAACTTAGATAAAAAATAGAAAAAAGAACAAGCTGGTAAAAGCTTTCTACACTATAAGGGCAAAGAAATTAAAATGGGCACAGAGATAAATAGTTTTTTTATTTTTAGCTATTGCCTGCTTTAGCTAAAAATAAAAATTTAGGTTCTATTCAACTTAAGAAAAATTAAGTTTCTAAAAATAGCGCAGCTTTCTTCCTTTGTTGTCTGCAAAGCTGTTAAATATTTCTGTTTATTTTTATCAAAATAAAGAATTAAGGTTTAGACCTGCATTTATATACCTATCATACAAAATGTTACAACTACTGTAAGTCCACCTAGTATCACTTTAATTTTAGAGTCATTTTTAATGTGGCAACTACTGCATAGTTTAATTGATGGAAAATATTTATCTACTTTATATAAAGGGGATTCATACCATTCTGATTTATATGGTAATTGTCTTACGAACTCAGACCATCCTTAATTATTAATACTTTTTCCAAACATTCCTTTTTGCATACCTTTAATTGATAAATTTTCTATTACTATGTTTTTATAATTGGATACAAAGTAATAAGATAATTCGTGCAAAAAGTCTTTTCTTTGATTTTAAATTTTCTTGTGTAGCTTGGCAACTCTTAATCTAGATTTAGCTCTATTAATATAACCTTTTTGCTTTCTCGATAGTTTTTTTGGTATTTTTTAAGTTTATTTTCATTTTTTAGTAAATATTTAGGATACTTGATTTTCTAACCTTCACTACTTACTAAAAAGCATCTCATACTCATATCAATACCAAATATCTCTTTTTTATTGCCTTTAGTTTCACTGTTATTTTTAGTATCTAAGCACTAAACTGTTATTGAAATATAATATTTATCATCAACATCTTTTTTCTACTAATACATTTTTAATAAGCTCATTGTCTTTAATGCATCTTATGTAGACATAGCTTTACAAACCCCATTTTAGATAGCTTTATATAACAATTTTCCATTCTTATTGAGTTTTTTTGATTATTAGTTCTAAAAGTTTTATTATTTTCTTACTTTCATATTTAGAAAATTATTGTGTTCTATTTCCTTTTTTAATTTATCTAAAAAATTATTATATGCAGAGTTTAAGTCAAGCTGGACATTACAAAGAGCTAAACTATTAACTTTCTTTAAGAATAGAAATTCTTATTTATATTTACTTGGATAGGTAATAAGACTTTGTTTATTTTTCATAATAATCTTTCTTGTCACTTAACATTTTGTTATACAAAAATTTTACACATCCAAATACTTTTGAAAAGTATTTTTTTGATTGCCGTTAAGATATATTCTATGCTTATAAGCTTTATTAGCGCTAATTATTCTATCATTTTATAATATTTTATACTTAAGCGTATATGTCACAGAAGATAACCATTAATAATCACTGTGTATATTCAATTAATTATCACCTAGTATTAGTTACTAAATATAGGCATAAATCATAAAATGATAGGTTTTCATCTTCCCTTTACTAAATAATACTTAATATAATATGCTCTTTATGGAAAAGAACCCTTAATGAATTCAACCATGATAAAGATCATATTCATTTATTACTAGAATTTACCCTCAATATTTAGCCTTCTAAATTCATCGACAATCTAAAAACAGAATATTCAAGGCTTATTTATAAGAAAAAATATTATACTTATTTAGATAAGTATTGCTGAAAACCTTATTTTTGGTCTAGAAGCTATTGCCTTATCTCTATAGAGGAGAGGAACGCCTCTATTGATATCATCAAAAAATATATTCAAAATAAAAATAAACCTATTTATTAGCAAATTCATCTCCACCTAAATTTCATAGAAATTATAGGTGAAGAATTCTTTGTTACTTTTAGTTAAACAACTTGTTAATTTCTTTCTGAAGTGAAATAGTAGTTCAAAGCTTATCAAATATTCTGCAAATGATTAATAAATAAAAAAGTATAAATATAAATTTTTATTTATATTTTATTGTAATTCAAACAAAATGATATATAATATTAATTAAGAATTATTATTATTTATAATATATATTCTCAGTAAAGAGGAAAGGGGGATATTTTTATGCAAAAAAAATTTGTTTTTATATACATTGTTAACGATAGGATTGATATCTTGTAATCTAGATTCTAAATTGCCTAATAAAGAGCAAAAAAATAACAATGATATAAAAGAAACTTTGGGTAGTAGTGTTCAAGAAAATGCTCTTAATAATTTATATGGGAATCAAGAAGAAAAAAAGGATTTTAAAAATTTTGAGGAATTGAAAGACGAGAGTTTAATTGCTCTCGCAAAATCCTTAGCATCCACAAGACCCACTACTGTAGGCAATATAGAGTCCGCAGTCCTCCCTGTAGGGCATGTAGTGTCTTTAGAGACATCTGCTAATAAGGTTA
It encodes:
- a CDS encoding type ISP restriction/modification enzyme, with protein sequence MAPCFGYIFEILYSNIYRNIFYEHLQIDFPKIIFVKNTLIFKNSVNSEQS